Proteins co-encoded in one Actinomycetota bacterium genomic window:
- the nusG gene encoding transcription termination/antitermination protein NusG: MRLPGDWYVLHTYSGYEQRVRDNLESRVKALGIEERIHEVVIPTEEVTEYKKGKKQVVEKKVFPGYVMVRMDMDKETWGVVRNTPAVTGFVGTAGSEPLPLSIREVAEILRVPEQARVEADEIELEEEVAAVPEIDLDVDETVRVTSGPFADFTGTIAEINLDQHKLKVLVSIFGRETPVELGFDQVAKL; the protein is encoded by the coding sequence TGGTACGTCCTTCACACCTACTCGGGGTACGAGCAGCGCGTGCGCGACAACCTCGAGAGCCGCGTCAAGGCTCTCGGGATCGAGGAGCGCATCCACGAGGTGGTGATCCCCACCGAGGAGGTCACCGAGTACAAGAAGGGCAAGAAGCAGGTCGTCGAGAAGAAGGTCTTCCCCGGGTACGTGATGGTCCGCATGGACATGGACAAGGAGACCTGGGGGGTGGTCAGGAACACGCCCGCGGTCACCGGTTTCGTCGGCACCGCCGGCTCCGAGCCGCTCCCGCTGTCGATCCGCGAGGTCGCCGAGATCCTCCGCGTGCCCGAGCAGGCCCGGGTCGAAGCAGACGAGATCGAGCTCGAGGAGGAGGTCGCCGCCGTCCCCGAGATCGATCTCGACGTCGACGAGACGGTGCGTGTCACGTCCGGGCCGTTCGCCGACTTCACCGGGACGATCGCCGAGATCAACCTCGACCAGCACAAGCTCAAGGTGCTCGTGTCGATCTTCGGCCGGGAGACCCCCGTGGAGCTGGGCTTCGACCAGGTCGCCAAACTGTGA
- the rplK gene encoding 50S ribosomal protein L11 encodes MAKKVIGLIKLQIPAGQATPAPPVGPALGQHGVNIMEFCKVFNERTAPQQGDIVPVEITVFEDRSFTFITKTPPAAQLLLKAAGVDKGSGTPHSTMVATVTRDQVREIAERKMPDLNAIDVDGAMRIIEGTARSMGIIVEG; translated from the coding sequence ATGGCGAAGAAGGTCATCGGGCTGATCAAGCTCCAGATCCCGGCGGGGCAGGCGACGCCTGCGCCGCCGGTGGGCCCCGCGCTGGGTCAGCACGGGGTGAACATCATGGAGTTCTGCAAGGTGTTCAACGAGCGCACCGCGCCACAGCAGGGCGACATCGTCCCCGTCGAGATCACCGTGTTCGAGGACCGCTCGTTCACGTTCATCACCAAGACGCCCCCGGCCGCGCAGCTGCTGTTGAAGGCCGCCGGCGTGGACAAGGGCTCCGGTACGCCCCACAGCACCATGGTGGCGACGGTGACCCGTGACCAGGTGCGTGAGATCGCCGAACGCAAGATGCCCGACCTCAACGCCATCGACGTGGACGGGGCCATGCGGATCATCGAGGGCACCGCCCGCTCGATGGGGATCATCGTCGAGGGCTGA
- the rplA gene encoding 50S ribosomal protein L1, with amino-acid sequence MAKHGKKYRAALEKIDRTRAYAPRAALRVLKDTVTVDFDPTVEIAFRLGIDPRKADQMVRGAVVLPAGTGTTANVAVIAVGEKATEAQEAGADLVGADDLIERLSAGELVDELDTIIATPDQMGKLGRLGKLLGPRGLMPNPKSGTVTMDVGRAVRDTKAGKVEYRSDRQGNVHTVLGKASFPIDQLLDNYQALFEELQRQRPASAKGRYFRNVTVSTSMGPGIHIDPARTRDLLEEEDIPATVA; translated from the coding sequence ATGGCCAAGCACGGCAAGAAGTACCGGGCGGCGCTCGAGAAGATCGACCGCACCCGCGCCTACGCGCCCCGCGCCGCGCTGCGTGTGCTCAAGGACACCGTGACGGTCGACTTCGACCCCACCGTGGAGATCGCGTTCCGGCTGGGCATCGACCCGCGGAAAGCGGACCAGATGGTGCGCGGGGCGGTGGTCCTGCCCGCTGGTACGGGGACGACCGCGAACGTGGCAGTGATCGCGGTCGGCGAGAAGGCGACCGAAGCGCAGGAGGCGGGCGCAGACCTGGTCGGTGCCGACGATCTGATCGAGCGCCTGTCCGCCGGGGAGCTCGTCGACGAGCTCGACACGATCATCGCCACACCCGACCAGATGGGGAAGCTCGGCCGACTCGGGAAGCTGCTCGGACCGCGAGGGTTGATGCCCAACCCCAAGTCCGGGACCGTCACGATGGACGTGGGCCGAGCCGTCCGTGACACCAAGGCGGGGAAGGTCGAGTACCGCTCGGATCGGCAGGGCAACGTCCACACGGTCCTGGGAAAGGCGTCCTTCCCGATCGATCAGCTCCTGGACAACTACCAGGCCCTGTTCGAGGAGCTGCAGCGTCAGCGGCCGGCGTCCGCCAAAGGCCGGTACTTCCGCAACGTCACGGTGTCGACCAGCATGGGGCCGGGGATCCACATCGATCCGGCCCGCACACGCGATCTCCTCGAGGAAGAGGACATCCCGGCGACGGTCGCGTGA
- a CDS encoding response regulator: MVAADSGHRTVLVVDADQAIRSLVKLTLDSDTTTVHEAADADAAMAAIDEHSADVAIVDAELPGGGVDACGRLKGSRRRTRTILLVRKGQLDDVDDPQGHVDALLTKPFTSLSLLRKVDGLTT; this comes from the coding sequence GTGGTCGCGGCTGACAGCGGACACCGGACGGTCCTGGTGGTCGACGCCGACCAGGCGATCCGTTCGTTGGTGAAGCTGACGCTCGACAGCGACACGACGACCGTCCATGAGGCGGCGGATGCCGACGCGGCGATGGCAGCGATCGACGAGCACAGCGCGGACGTGGCCATCGTCGATGCAGAGCTGCCCGGTGGGGGCGTCGACGCCTGCGGACGTCTGAAAGGGAGTCGACGCCGGACACGGACGATCCTGCTCGTGCGCAAGGGCCAGCTGGATGACGTCGATGATCCCCAGGGTCACGTCGACGCACTCCTCACCAAGCCGTTCACGTCGTTGAGCTTGCTGCGTAAGGTCGACGGGCTGACCACCTGA
- the rplJ gene encoding 50S ribosomal protein L10, with product MVRAEKVAVVEQVREHLTSNPATLFTDYRGLTVPQLAELRDRLREVGARYVVVKNTLAQIAARDAGYGDLDQVLTGPTALTYCTDDPVSPAKALRDFARAHPELTVKGAILEGRFVDAATAEKLADLESREELLGRFAGMLYASLANAASLMQAPLAQVARLVQALEDKGGHPAEGGDAAAQPAPAETPADQEAPGEEPAAERAAEEAGPDADQERQPAAAASPVDGARDTVAAVVTTVGENVAEAVEAAGSAAESAADALAESPEDASEAVADAVERAGDAAEDAVETAGEALESAAEAVGDAVRSGTDSAADALQGQDTEEAEGPAS from the coding sequence GTGGTCAGGGCCGAGAAAGTCGCGGTGGTCGAGCAGGTCCGGGAGCACCTGACGAGCAACCCGGCCACGCTGTTCACCGACTACCGCGGGTTGACGGTCCCCCAGCTCGCCGAGCTGCGGGACCGGCTCCGCGAGGTCGGTGCCCGCTACGTCGTCGTCAAGAACACGCTGGCGCAGATCGCGGCCCGCGATGCCGGCTACGGCGACCTGGACCAGGTCCTGACCGGGCCGACAGCCCTGACCTACTGCACCGACGACCCGGTCTCGCCGGCCAAGGCGCTCCGCGACTTCGCTCGCGCTCACCCGGAGCTCACGGTCAAGGGTGCCATCCTCGAGGGCCGGTTCGTCGACGCCGCCACCGCCGAGAAGCTCGCTGACCTCGAGAGCCGCGAGGAGCTCCTGGGCCGGTTCGCCGGGATGCTGTACGCCTCGCTCGCCAACGCGGCGAGCCTCATGCAGGCGCCGCTGGCGCAGGTCGCCCGACTGGTTCAGGCCCTGGAGGACAAAGGAGGCCACCCGGCGGAGGGCGGCGACGCTGCCGCGCAGCCAGCCCCGGCCGAGACGCCGGCTGACCAGGAGGCGCCGGGCGAGGAGCCCGCTGCGGAGCGCGCCGCTGAGGAGGCCGGCCCCGACGCCGACCAAGAGCGACAGCCGGCAGCTGCGGCATCCCCCGTCGATGGCGCGCGCGACACCGTGGCCGCTGTCGTCACCACCGTCGGGGAGAACGTCGCTGAGGCCGTCGAGGCGGCCGGGAGTGCGGCCGAGTCCGCCGCTGATGCCCTCGCGGAGAGCCCCGAGGACGCCAGCGAGGCCGTCGCCGACGCCGTGGAGCGCGCTGGGGACGCCGCGGAGGACGCCGTCGAGACCGCAGGTGAGGCCCTCGAGTCCGCCGCAGAGGCGGTCGGCGATGCGGTGCGCAGCGGCACGGACTCCGCCGCAGACGCCCTCCAAGGGCAGGACACCGAGGAGGCCGAGGGGCCGGCGTCCTGA
- the rplL gene encoding 50S ribosomal protein L7/L12, whose protein sequence is MAKLSTDELIEQFKQLTLLELSELVKKFEDTFDVTAQAPVVAAAAPAAAAAQEEPAEEKTAFDVVLTGAGDKKIQVIKEVRGLTNLGLKEAKDLVEAAPKPVLEGVSKDQAEEAREKLEGAGATVEVA, encoded by the coding sequence ATGGCCAAGCTCTCGACCGATGAGCTGATCGAGCAGTTCAAGCAGCTGACGCTGCTCGAGCTCTCCGAGCTCGTCAAGAAGTTCGAAGACACGTTCGACGTCACCGCCCAGGCGCCGGTGGTCGCCGCGGCAGCGCCCGCGGCAGCCGCGGCGCAGGAGGAGCCGGCGGAGGAGAAGACGGCGTTCGACGTGGTCCTCACCGGGGCTGGCGACAAGAAGATCCAGGTCATCAAGGAGGTCCGTGGCTTGACGAACCTGGGTCTGAAGGAGGCCAAGGACCTCGTCGAAGCTGCCCCCAAGCCGGTCCTGGAGGGCGTCTCCAAGGATCAGGCAGAGGAGGCACGTGAGAAGCTCGAGGGGGCTGGCGCCACGGTCGAGGTGGCCTGA
- the rpoB gene encoding DNA-directed RNA polymerase subunit beta produces MAGVHVEDRLSFSTLPEGLPLKELDLLAIQRASFRWLLDEGLGEIFDEISPIEDSQAKMALWFSDHRFEEPKYSEAECKEKDITYAAPLFVTAEFTNLETGEIKAQTVFMGDFPIMTEKGTFIVNGTERVVVSQLVRSPGVYFDTSIDKTTGRDVFGCKIIPARGAWLEFEVDKRDLVGVRVDRKRKQHITVFYRALKAIVRNESTGQYELAPREVLEEPVDDQEILDFFGAAESIQLTLGKDRSVPTPAEALEEIYKKLRPGEPPSAEQAGNLLINMFFNAKRYDLARVGRYKVDKKLGAEYQSLGWEAPQPHVLTKHDVLATMSYLVKLHAGLDGYDVDDIDHFGNRRLRSVGELIQNQVRIGLSRMERVVRERMTTQDLEAITPQTLINIRPVVSAIREFFGTSQLSQFMDQTNPLAGLTHKRRLSALGPGGLSRERAGFEVRDVHPSHYGRMCPIETPEGPNIGLIGSLASYARINEFGFIETPYRRVDGGRVTDQVDYLTADLEDRYIVAQANAPLDADGRFVNELVLCRAKGGEVREVIADEVDYMDVSPRQTVSVSAALIPFLEHDDANRALMGTNMQRQAVPLIKSESPFVGTGIEDKIARNAGDVVLTRRPGVVVEVAADHLYVKADDGGLDRYDLDKFQRTNQGTCFNQRPIVTEGQHVDVGDVLADGPSTHGGELALGKNLLVAFMSWEGFNYEDAIIVSQRLVREDEMTSIHVEQYEVDARETKLGPEEITRDIPNVSEEVLANLDEEGVIRIGAEVQPGDILVGKVTPKGETELTPEERLLRAIFGEKAREVRDTSLKVPHGEGGIVIGVRRFARTAGDELPPGVNDLVQVFVAQKRKISEGDKLAGRHGNKGVISKILPMEDMPFLADGTPVDIVLNPLGVPSRMNVGQVLETHLGWAAKNGWRFPDKPGWFDDIDWPADYTDVEGPVRFATPVFDGAREVELRDLLANTRPTEDGVKLIDQDGKAVVYDGRTGQPIESPITVGYIYILKLLHLVDDKIHARSTGPYSMITQQPLGGKAQFGGQRFGEMEVWALEAYGAAYALQELLTIKSDDVVGRVKVYEAIVKGENIPEPGIPESFKVLMQEMRSLALNVDVLGITGEEIELRETDEDSFRAAEALGIDLSRPERPTAEEA; encoded by the coding sequence TTGGCTGGCGTCCACGTCGAAGATCGTCTGAGCTTCTCCACACTGCCCGAGGGTTTGCCGCTCAAGGAGCTCGATCTCCTCGCGATCCAGCGTGCGTCGTTCCGTTGGCTGCTGGACGAGGGCCTCGGCGAGATCTTCGACGAGATTTCCCCGATCGAGGACTCACAGGCGAAGATGGCCCTGTGGTTCTCCGACCACCGTTTCGAGGAGCCTAAGTACTCCGAGGCGGAGTGCAAGGAAAAAGACATCACCTACGCCGCCCCTCTGTTCGTCACGGCGGAGTTCACCAACCTGGAGACCGGCGAGATCAAGGCCCAGACGGTCTTCATGGGCGACTTCCCGATCATGACGGAGAAGGGCACTTTCATCGTCAACGGCACCGAGCGGGTGGTCGTCTCGCAACTGGTGCGCTCCCCGGGTGTGTACTTCGATACGTCGATCGACAAGACGACCGGCCGTGACGTGTTCGGGTGCAAGATCATCCCGGCGCGCGGCGCGTGGCTGGAGTTCGAGGTCGACAAGCGTGATCTCGTCGGGGTCCGCGTCGACCGCAAGCGCAAGCAGCACATCACGGTGTTCTACCGGGCGCTCAAGGCGATCGTCCGCAACGAGTCGACCGGCCAGTACGAACTCGCGCCACGGGAGGTGCTCGAGGAGCCCGTCGACGACCAGGAGATCCTGGACTTCTTCGGCGCGGCGGAATCGATCCAGCTCACGCTCGGCAAGGATCGCTCGGTCCCGACACCGGCGGAGGCGCTGGAGGAGATCTACAAGAAGCTGCGCCCCGGTGAGCCACCCAGCGCCGAGCAGGCCGGCAACCTGCTGATCAACATGTTCTTCAACGCAAAGCGGTACGACCTCGCCCGGGTTGGCCGGTACAAGGTCGACAAGAAGCTCGGCGCCGAGTACCAGTCGCTGGGTTGGGAGGCGCCGCAGCCGCACGTCCTCACCAAGCATGACGTGCTGGCGACCATGTCGTACCTCGTCAAGCTGCACGCCGGCCTCGACGGCTACGACGTCGACGACATCGACCACTTCGGTAACCGCCGGCTGCGGTCCGTTGGGGAGCTCATCCAGAACCAGGTCCGTATCGGCCTGTCGCGCATGGAGCGTGTGGTCCGCGAACGGATGACCACCCAGGACCTCGAGGCCATCACGCCCCAGACCCTGATCAACATCCGCCCGGTGGTGTCGGCGATCCGCGAGTTCTTCGGGACCTCGCAGCTGTCACAGTTCATGGACCAGACCAACCCGCTGGCTGGCTTGACCCACAAGCGGCGGCTGTCGGCGCTGGGTCCAGGGGGCTTGAGCCGTGAGCGCGCGGGCTTCGAGGTCCGCGACGTCCACCCGTCCCACTACGGGCGGATGTGCCCCATCGAAACACCCGAGGGTCCCAACATCGGGCTGATCGGGTCGTTGGCGTCGTACGCGCGCATCAACGAGTTCGGCTTCATCGAGACGCCCTACCGGAGAGTCGATGGCGGGCGGGTTACCGACCAGGTCGACTACCTCACCGCCGACCTCGAGGACCGCTACATCGTGGCGCAGGCCAACGCCCCCCTGGACGCCGATGGGCGGTTCGTCAACGAGCTCGTCCTGTGCCGAGCCAAGGGTGGCGAGGTCCGCGAGGTGATCGCCGACGAGGTCGACTACATGGACGTGTCGCCGCGGCAGACCGTGTCGGTGTCGGCCGCCCTGATCCCGTTCCTGGAGCACGACGACGCCAACCGGGCGCTGATGGGGACCAACATGCAGCGCCAGGCGGTTCCCCTGATCAAGTCTGAGTCGCCGTTCGTCGGGACCGGGATCGAAGACAAGATCGCGCGGAACGCCGGTGACGTGGTCCTCACGCGCCGCCCGGGCGTGGTCGTCGAGGTCGCGGCGGACCATCTCTACGTCAAGGCCGACGATGGCGGACTCGACCGCTACGACCTCGACAAGTTCCAGCGCACCAACCAGGGGACCTGCTTCAACCAGCGGCCGATCGTCACCGAGGGGCAGCACGTCGACGTCGGTGACGTCCTCGCCGACGGTCCCTCGACCCACGGCGGCGAGCTCGCGCTGGGCAAGAACCTCCTGGTGGCGTTCATGTCGTGGGAGGGCTTCAACTACGAGGACGCGATCATCGTCTCGCAGCGGCTGGTGCGTGAGGACGAGATGACCTCGATCCACGTCGAGCAGTACGAGGTGGATGCTCGCGAGACCAAGCTCGGTCCCGAAGAGATCACCCGTGACATCCCCAACGTCTCCGAGGAGGTCTTGGCCAACCTCGACGAGGAGGGGGTCATCCGCATCGGTGCCGAGGTGCAGCCCGGCGACATCCTCGTCGGGAAGGTGACACCGAAGGGCGAGACCGAGCTCACGCCCGAGGAGCGCCTGCTGCGGGCCATCTTCGGGGAGAAGGCCCGCGAGGTCCGCGACACCTCGCTGAAGGTGCCCCACGGCGAGGGCGGCATCGTGATCGGCGTCCGGCGGTTCGCGCGGACCGCGGGCGACGAGCTGCCTCCGGGTGTCAACGACCTGGTGCAGGTCTTCGTCGCTCAGAAGCGCAAGATCAGCGAGGGTGACAAGCTCGCAGGTCGCCACGGCAATAAGGGCGTCATCTCCAAGATCCTGCCGATGGAGGACATGCCGTTCCTGGCTGACGGCACGCCGGTGGACATCGTGTTGAACCCGCTGGGCGTCCCGTCACGGATGAACGTCGGTCAGGTGCTCGAAACCCACCTGGGATGGGCGGCCAAGAACGGTTGGCGGTTCCCCGACAAGCCGGGCTGGTTCGACGACATCGACTGGCCGGCCGACTACACCGACGTGGAGGGGCCCGTCCGCTTCGCGACGCCGGTCTTCGACGGGGCGCGTGAGGTCGAGCTCCGTGATCTGCTGGCCAACACCCGCCCCACGGAGGACGGCGTCAAGCTGATCGATCAGGACGGCAAGGCGGTGGTCTACGACGGGCGCACCGGGCAGCCGATCGAGTCGCCGATCACGGTCGGGTACATCTACATCCTGAAGCTGCTGCACCTGGTCGATGACAAGATCCACGCACGCAGCACCGGCCCGTACTCGATGATCACCCAGCAGCCGCTTGGCGGCAAAGCCCAGTTCGGCGGCCAGCGGTTCGGTGAGATGGAGGTGTGGGCGCTCGAGGCGTACGGCGCGGCCTACGCCCTGCAGGAGCTGCTGACGATCAAATCCGATGACGTCGTCGGCCGGGTGAAGGTCTACGAGGCCATCGTCAAGGGAGAGAATATCCCCGAGCCCGGGATCCCCGAGTCGTTCAAGGTGCTGATGCAGGAGATGCGTTCGCTGGCGCTCAACGTCGATGTCTTGGGGATAACCGGCGAGGAGATCGAGCTACGAGAGACCGACGAGGACTCTTTCCGTGCGGCGGAGGCGTTGGGCATCGACCTGTCACGCCCGGAGAGACCGACGGCCGAGGAGGCGTAA
- a CDS encoding DNA-directed RNA polymerase subunit beta', whose protein sequence is MFDVNNFEKLRINLAEAQQIRMWSNGEVKKPETINYRTLKPEKDGLFCEKIFGPTRDWECYCGKYKRVRFKGIICERCGVEVTRAKVRRERMGHIELAAPVTHIWYLKGVPSRLGYLLDMSPKDLEKVIYFAAYVITWVDDDKRHDVLPEIEAEVAEEKKLIDEQLERDRQELLEQLEVTLEELEKQGAKPDVVRRERKEIEKQLQAVARRADDEKKHLDDMIDTLKKLTPRQLIDRDILFRDMRDRWGDYFSGGMGAEAIRELLEHHDLEAESESLKEVITTSRGQKKQRAIKRLKVVEAFRTTRNKPAAMVLEAVPVIPPDLRPMVQLDGGRFATSDLNDLYRRVINRNNRLKRLLDLGAPEIIVNNEKRMLQEAVDALFDNGRRGRPVTGPGNRPLKSLSDMLKGKQGRFRQNLLGKRVDYSGRSVIVVGPGLKLNQCGLPKQMALELFKPFVMKRLVDLNYAQNIKSAKRMVERSRPQVWDVLEEVIADHPVLLNRAPTLHRLGIQAFMPVLVEGKAIQIHPLVCTAFNADFDGDQMAVHLPLSAEAQAEARVLMLSANNILSPATGRPLATPTQDMVLGTYYLTYAEGDAPDPTGDGGRRVLTSVGEIEHALDRRDVRLQEWIVMRVAGKELPPELRPADVRDDDAWAQALEERRPVRIVTTPGRAIFNERLPEAFPYVNETLSKRGLADIVNRCADRFPQWQVSEVLDGLKELGFRYATIAGVTISMEDTETYIDKAAVLAAYEERAAKVEKQFTRGVITADERRQELIEIWTEATNEVAHQMEKSFGPLNPILMMASSGARGNMTQIRQISGMRGLVANPKGEIIPRPIKSNFREGLSVLEYFISTHGARKGLADTALRTADSGYLTRRLVDVSQDLIVREEDCGTSRSVDVRVGEHDSQSLYGRVLAADVTYPGGDDVLVSAGTEVADVEIRLLRQVLIKGVDPETEEPLATQPTDDDRVIKVRSVLTCDTDFGVCQLCYGRSLAAGHVVDIGEAVGIIAAQSIGEPGTQLTMRTFHTGGVAGEDITQGLPRVVELFEARSPRGKAEIARVAGRVTIEDDERGRTIRISGARDEVDEHEVTRRARLRVEDGDQVQIGQQLTEGAVDPHELLEVLGARAAQLHLVQEVQDVYRSQGVPIHDKHVETIVRQMFRRVNVVDPGDTSFLPGENVDRSKFQRENEAVREQGGQPASGRQLLMGITKASLATDSWLSAASFQETTRVLTEAAIESNEDALIGLKENVIIGKLIPAGTGLRRYRSVQVGHTDLPEQALPADIAEFLASTESYEGDGSWDFSEGWGYEGYGEAGS, encoded by the coding sequence GTGTTCGATGTGAACAACTTCGAGAAGCTGCGGATCAACCTTGCCGAAGCGCAGCAGATCCGCATGTGGTCCAACGGCGAGGTCAAGAAGCCGGAGACCATCAACTACCGCACGCTCAAGCCCGAGAAGGACGGGCTGTTCTGCGAGAAGATCTTCGGGCCGACCCGCGACTGGGAGTGCTACTGCGGGAAGTACAAGCGGGTCCGGTTCAAGGGCATCATCTGCGAGCGCTGCGGTGTGGAGGTGACCCGCGCCAAGGTCCGTCGAGAGCGCATGGGTCACATCGAGCTCGCCGCCCCCGTGACCCACATCTGGTACCTCAAGGGCGTGCCGTCGCGCCTGGGGTATCTGCTCGACATGTCCCCCAAGGACCTCGAGAAGGTGATCTACTTCGCCGCCTACGTGATCACGTGGGTCGACGACGACAAGCGCCATGACGTGCTCCCGGAGATCGAGGCGGAGGTTGCCGAGGAGAAGAAGCTCATCGACGAGCAGCTCGAACGCGACCGCCAGGAGCTGCTCGAGCAGCTCGAGGTCACCCTCGAGGAGCTCGAGAAGCAGGGCGCCAAGCCCGACGTGGTCCGTCGTGAGCGCAAGGAGATCGAGAAGCAGCTCCAGGCCGTCGCGCGCCGCGCCGACGACGAGAAGAAGCACCTTGACGACATGATCGACACCCTCAAGAAGCTCACGCCCAGGCAGCTGATCGACCGTGACATCCTCTTCCGGGACATGCGTGACCGCTGGGGCGATTACTTCAGTGGAGGCATGGGAGCCGAAGCGATCCGCGAGCTGCTCGAGCACCACGATCTCGAGGCGGAATCGGAGTCGCTCAAGGAGGTCATCACAACATCGCGGGGCCAGAAGAAGCAGCGCGCCATCAAGCGGCTGAAAGTCGTCGAGGCGTTCCGTACGACCAGGAACAAGCCGGCCGCGATGGTCCTCGAGGCTGTGCCGGTGATCCCGCCGGACCTGCGCCCGATGGTGCAGCTGGACGGCGGCCGGTTCGCCACCTCGGACCTGAACGACCTCTACCGGCGGGTGATCAACCGCAACAACCGCCTCAAGCGTCTGCTGGATCTCGGGGCGCCCGAGATCATCGTGAACAACGAGAAGCGCATGCTGCAGGAGGCGGTTGACGCGCTGTTCGACAACGGTCGCCGTGGCCGCCCCGTCACCGGCCCCGGCAACCGCCCGCTGAAGTCGCTGTCGGACATGCTCAAGGGCAAGCAGGGCCGGTTCCGCCAGAATCTGCTCGGCAAGCGGGTCGACTACTCGGGCCGTTCTGTGATCGTGGTTGGTCCCGGACTCAAGCTCAACCAGTGCGGCCTGCCCAAGCAGATGGCCCTGGAACTGTTCAAGCCGTTCGTCATGAAGCGGCTCGTCGACCTCAACTACGCGCAGAACATCAAGTCCGCCAAACGGATGGTCGAGCGGTCCCGCCCGCAGGTGTGGGACGTGCTCGAGGAGGTCATCGCCGACCACCCGGTCCTGTTGAACCGGGCGCCGACCCTGCACCGTCTGGGCATCCAGGCGTTCATGCCGGTGCTCGTGGAGGGCAAGGCGATCCAGATCCACCCGTTGGTGTGCACGGCGTTCAACGCCGACTTCGACGGCGATCAGATGGCGGTGCACCTGCCGTTGAGTGCCGAGGCGCAGGCCGAGGCGCGGGTCTTGATGCTGTCGGCCAACAACATCCTGTCCCCGGCGACCGGACGTCCGCTCGCCACCCCGACCCAGGACATGGTGCTGGGCACCTACTACCTGACGTACGCCGAGGGCGACGCCCCCGACCCCACCGGCGACGGAGGGCGACGTGTCCTGACGTCGGTCGGGGAGATCGAGCACGCCCTCGATCGGCGGGATGTCCGCCTGCAGGAGTGGATCGTCATGCGGGTCGCCGGGAAGGAACTGCCACCCGAGCTCCGGCCGGCCGACGTCCGCGACGACGACGCGTGGGCGCAAGCCCTCGAGGAGCGGCGCCCCGTCCGGATCGTGACCACCCCTGGTCGTGCGATCTTCAACGAACGGCTCCCGGAGGCGTTCCCGTACGTCAACGAGACCCTCTCCAAGCGGGGACTGGCCGACATCGTCAACCGCTGCGCGGACCGCTTCCCTCAGTGGCAGGTCTCCGAGGTCCTCGACGGGTTGAAGGAACTCGGGTTCCGCTACGCCACCATCGCCGGTGTGACCATCTCGATGGAGGACACCGAGACCTACATCGACAAGGCTGCGGTGCTCGCGGCCTACGAGGAGCGTGCCGCCAAGGTCGAGAAGCAGTTCACCCGCGGCGTCATCACCGCCGACGAGCGTCGCCAGGAGCTGATCGAGATCTGGACGGAGGCGACCAACGAGGTCGCCCACCAGATGGAGAAGAGCTTCGGCCCACTCAACCCGATCTTGATGATGGCCAGCTCGGGTGCCCGGGGGAACATGACCCAGATCCGCCAGATCTCGGGGATGCGTGGGCTGGTCGCCAACCCCAAGGGCGAGATCATCCCACGTCCGATCAAGTCGAACTTCCGTGAGGGGCTGTCGGTGCTGGAGTACTTCATCTCCACGCACGGCGCCCGGAAGGGCCTGGCGGACACGGCTCTCCGGACGGCCGACTCGGGGTACCTCACCCGCCGCCTGGTGGACGTCTCCCAGGACCTGATCGTGCGTGAGGAGGACTGCGGCACGTCGCGGTCGGTCGATGTCCGGGTCGGCGAGCACGACTCACAGTCGCTGTACGGGCGGGTCCTGGCAGCCGACGTGACCTACCCCGGTGGCGACGACGTCCTGGTCAGCGCCGGCACGGAGGTCGCTGACGTCGAGATCCGCCTGCTGCGGCAGGTGCTGATCAAGGGCGTCGATCCCGAGACCGAGGAGCCGCTGGCCACGCAGCCCACCGATGACGACCGCGTGATCAAGGTCCGGTCGGTGCTGACCTGCGACACCGACTTCGGCGTGTGTCAGCTGTGCTACGGCCGGTCGCTGGCCGCCGGGCACGTGGTCGACATCGGCGAGGCGGTGGGCATCATCGCGGCGCAGTCGATCGGTGAGCCCGGCACGCAGTTGACCATGCGGACGTTCCACACCGGCGGTGTGGCCGGTGAGGACATCACGCAGGGTCTGCCGCGTGTCGTCGAGCTGTTCGAGGCTCGCAGTCCCCGGGGGAAGGCCGAGATCGCCCGGGTGGCTGGCCGGGTCACCATCGAGGACGATGAGCGCGGGCGGACGATCCGGATCTCCGGCGCGCGCGACGAGGTCGACGAGCACGAGGTGACCCGCCGCGCCCGGCTGCGGGTGGAGGACGGCGACCAGGTCCAGATCGGTCAGCAGCTGACGGAGGGGGCCGTCGACCCCCACGAGTTGCTGGAGGTCCTGGGTGCGCGGGCTGCGCAACTGCACCTGGTGCAGGAGGTGCAGGACGTGTACCGCTCGCAGGGTGTGCCGATCCACGACAAGCACGTGGAGACGATCGTCCGGCAGATGTTCCGCCGGGTGAACGTCGTCGATCCCGGAGACACGTCCTTCCTCCCCGGCGAGAACGTCGATCGGTCGAAGTTCCAGCGGGAGAACGAGGCCGTGCGCGAGCAGGGAGGCCAGCCCGC